A segment of the Azospirillum lipoferum 4B genome:
GCCGGGATGATGGTGAGGAAGATCGCGGCGAACAGCTTCGCCACCTCCAGGATCGGCCCCCAGCTGAAGCCGTTCAGGCGGCGGCTCTGCTTGCTGGTCAGGGCCAGCGACAGGCCGGTGATGCCCAGCAGCAGCAGGTTCGACACGATGGTCTCCAGCGGCACCGTCACATGGTACAGCGTGAGGCCGATTCCCGGATGCCAGACGCCGCTGAGCAGCACGGCGCCGACGATGGCAAGCAGCAGAAGCAGGTTGACCGAGCCTTCGATTCGGATCGGCTCCCGCTCGTGCACGCCTTCGATCAGCGGGTGCTTGCCGGGGTCGCGGGTGTGGAGATAGAGGTCGAGGACGAAGTAGATCGCCAGCAGCAGAGCCGCCAGGAAGGCCATCGGCGCGAATAGGTGGACTGTCGGCCAGAAGAAATCGACGCCCTTCAGGAAGCCCAGGAACAGCGGCGGGTCGCCCAGCGGGGTCAGCGATCCGCCGACATTCGACACCAGGAAGATGAAGAACACCACGGTGTGGACCTTGTGGCGCCGATGCTCGTTCGCGCGCAGAAGCGGCCGGATCAGCAGCATCGAGGCGCCGGTCGTGCCCATCAGGCTGGCCAGGACGGTGCCCAGCGCCAGCCCGACCGTATTGGCCAGCGGCGTCCCCACCAGCGACCCCGCCAGCCGCACGCCGCCCGCCACGGTGAACAGCGCGGTCAGCAGCACGATGAAGGGGATGTACTCCAGCAGGACCGTATGCAGCAGCTCGTAGGTCGCCAGATCCAGCCCGAAGGTCGCGGCGAAGGGCACCAGGAAGGCGAGCGCCCATACGGCCGAGATCTTGCCGAAATGATGGTGCCAGACCATCGGCGCCAGCAGCGGGAACAGCGCGATGGACAGCAGGATTCCGGCGAAGGGAACCACCCAGACGGCGCTGAGCAGCCGGCCGTCCAGATGCGGCACCCCGCCATGGGCGACCTCCCCCCCCACCTCCGCCGCCAGGGCGCCATGCGTGCCCAGCAACAGCCCGCAAACGGCGAGCGCCGCAGCGAAGAGGGCCGGGAACAGGGATGGGCTGCGGCGGGGTGTGGGGAAATTGATCATCGGTCCGGATGGTAGGCTGACGAAAGGAACGGGAGTATGCGGACTGGAGCAGCGTAAGCCAAGCCGGAAGGGATGTTGACCGAACGAACTTTCGTAGGCGGGCGCGGGCGCCCCTCACCGGCAGGCGCGCATGACAACTGCTTGATCCGCAACCCCGGTCCACCCCGACAACGGGCGGCAATCGGCAGCCGCGCACAGCCTATGCTCGCCGGTGAAGCCGGAGGCGGCCAGCGCGACGCTCTCCTGCGGCGGCAGGCCGGGCA
Coding sequences within it:
- a CDS encoding sodium:proton antiporter, which produces MINFPTPRRSPSLFPALFAAALAVCGLLLGTHGALAAEVGGEVAHGGVPHLDGRLLSAVWVVPFAGILLSIALFPLLAPMVWHHHFGKISAVWALAFLVPFAATFGLDLATYELLHTVLLEYIPFIVLLTALFTVAGGVRLAGSLVGTPLANTVGLALGTVLASLMGTTGASMLLIRPLLRANEHRRHKVHTVVFFIFLVSNVGGSLTPLGDPPLFLGFLKGVDFFWPTVHLFAPMAFLAALLLAIYFVLDLYLHTRDPGKHPLIEGVHEREPIRIEGSVNLLLLLAIVGAVLLSGVWHPGIGLTLYHVTVPLETIVSNLLLLGITGLSLALTSKQSRRLNGFSWGPILEVAKLFAAIFLTIIPAIAILKSGTDGALGAIISAVNEGGKPNPAAYFWATGILSSFLDNAPTYLIFFNTAGGDAKLLMTDLSLTLTAISAGAVFMGANSYIGNAPNFMVKAIAEERGVAMPSFFGYMAWSCGILVPLLGLTTLVFFL